One part of the Nostoc sp. PCC 7120 = FACHB-418 genome encodes these proteins:
- a CDS encoding ABC transporter permease subunit has product MLTGFLDAVFNGISIGSVLLIAALGLAIIFGLMGVINMAHGELMMFGAYATFVVQNGCKQLGGFWFEIYIFLALIIAFVFTAFIGLILERGVIRYLYGRPLETLLATWGVSLIFQQFVRSVNWVLIIGLGLFSLLFFGGLWILNSRANLERIRNWVVAVIFLLSLGVTITTGNVLTQTYQLAVTQPWFGAQNVDVTAPSWLQTGISLGGVQLPFARLFIIVLTIICVGGIYLFLQRSSWGLRIRAVTQNRSMSACLGIPTEKVDAITFALGSGLAGVAGCAISLLGSVGPNTGQNYIIDTFMVVVVGGVGNLAGTIVAALGIGTANFLIGSGTLALLFSPVKPLADLLTFFATTSMAKVLVFVLIIVFLQWKPGGMFPQKGRSVDV; this is encoded by the coding sequence ATGTTAACAGGTTTTTTAGATGCTGTATTTAATGGTATTAGCATCGGTTCTGTGTTATTAATTGCTGCCTTGGGATTAGCCATTATTTTTGGCTTGATGGGTGTGATTAATATGGCGCATGGCGAATTGATGATGTTTGGGGCTTATGCAACATTTGTTGTGCAGAATGGCTGTAAACAATTAGGTGGGTTTTGGTTTGAGATTTATATATTTTTGGCGTTAATTATTGCTTTCGTTTTCACCGCATTTATTGGATTAATTCTTGAAAGAGGTGTGATTCGTTATCTCTATGGACGACCTCTAGAAACTTTACTAGCAACTTGGGGCGTTAGTTTAATTTTTCAGCAGTTTGTCCGTAGTGTAAATTGGGTGTTAATAATTGGCTTGGGTTTGTTTTCTCTCTTGTTTTTTGGAGGTTTATGGATTTTAAATTCCCGCGCCAATTTAGAGAGGATTCGTAACTGGGTTGTGGCGGTGATTTTCTTGCTATCTTTGGGGGTAACAATCACCACTGGTAACGTATTAACTCAAACTTATCAACTAGCAGTAACTCAACCTTGGTTTGGCGCGCAAAATGTCGATGTAACTGCGCCTAGTTGGTTACAAACTGGCATATCTTTAGGTGGTGTGCAATTACCATTCGCCCGATTATTTATTATTGTTTTGACAATAATTTGTGTGGGTGGTATTTATCTATTTTTACAGCGTTCAAGCTGGGGATTAAGAATTAGGGCGGTAACACAAAACCGGAGTATGAGCGCTTGTTTAGGTATCCCCACCGAAAAGGTTGATGCGATTACTTTTGCTTTGGGTTCTGGTTTAGCGGGTGTGGCTGGGTGTGCAATAAGTTTGCTCGGTTCTGTAGGGCCGAATACGGGACAAAACTATATTATCGACACATTTATGGTGGTGGTGGTTGGTGGTGTGGGTAATTTAGCTGGTACTATTGTCGCTGCTCTGGGAATTGGGACAGCTAACTTTTTGATTGGTTCTGGGACTTTAGCTTTGTTATTTTCTCCTGTGAAGCCTCTAGCGGATTTATTGACATTTTTTGCTACCACAAGTATGGCTAAGGTGTTGGTATTTGTGTTGATTATTGTCTTTTTGCAGTGGAAGCCTGGGGGGATGTTTCCGCAAAAGGGTCGTAGTGTTGATGTTTAA
- the ffh gene encoding signal recognition particle protein codes for MFDALADRLESAWKKLRGQDKISESNIQDALREVRRALLEADVNLQVVKDFISEVEAKAQGAEVISGVRPDQQFIKIVYDELVQVMGEENVPLAEVEQKPTIVLMAGLQGTGKTTATAKLALHLRKLERSCLLVATDVYRPAAIDQLLTLGKQIDVPVFELGSDADPVEIARQGVERAKAEGVNTVIIDTAGRLQIDEDMMAELARIKETVQPHETLLVVDSMTGQEAANLTRTFHEQIGITGAILTKMDGDSRGGAALSVRQISGAPIKFVGVGEKVEALQPFYPDRMASRILGMGDVLTLVEKAQEEFDLADAEKMQEKILSAKFDFTDFVKQLRMLKNMGSLGGLLKMIPGMGKLSDDQLKQGETQLKRCEAMINSMTMQERRDPDLLASSPNRRRRIASGSGYKEADVNKLVADFQKMRSLMQQMGQGNFPGMPGMFGGGGGGMGNMFGGGSNRPAAPGWRGYNSGGAGTKKKKPKDKKKKGFGNL; via the coding sequence ATGTTTGACGCATTAGCAGACCGTTTAGAATCCGCCTGGAAAAAGCTGCGCGGGCAAGATAAAATTTCTGAATCTAACATTCAAGATGCTTTGCGAGAAGTGCGCCGCGCCCTGTTGGAAGCAGATGTTAACCTCCAAGTAGTCAAAGATTTTATTAGCGAAGTTGAAGCCAAGGCGCAGGGAGCCGAAGTTATTAGCGGCGTGCGACCTGACCAGCAGTTCATCAAGATTGTTTACGATGAGCTAGTACAGGTGATGGGGGAAGAGAATGTTCCCCTGGCGGAAGTGGAACAAAAGCCCACAATTGTTTTGATGGCTGGTTTACAAGGTACTGGTAAAACCACAGCCACCGCCAAATTAGCTTTACATTTACGGAAATTAGAACGCAGTTGCTTGTTGGTAGCCACAGACGTATATCGTCCAGCCGCGATTGACCAGTTGCTCACATTAGGTAAACAAATTGACGTACCAGTATTTGAACTGGGAAGCGATGCAGACCCTGTAGAAATTGCTCGTCAAGGTGTGGAACGTGCCAAAGCAGAGGGCGTGAACACGGTCATCATTGATACAGCAGGTCGTCTGCAAATTGACGAAGACATGATGGCGGAATTAGCCAGAATAAAAGAAACCGTCCAACCCCACGAAACGTTGCTGGTGGTGGATTCGATGACTGGTCAAGAAGCCGCCAACCTCACCCGCACCTTTCATGAGCAAATAGGTATTACTGGGGCAATTCTCACCAAGATGGATGGTGATAGCCGTGGTGGTGCGGCGTTGTCGGTACGGCAAATTTCAGGAGCGCCGATTAAGTTTGTGGGTGTGGGGGAAAAAGTCGAAGCCCTACAACCCTTTTATCCAGACCGCATGGCTTCCCGAATTCTGGGTATGGGTGATGTGCTGACATTGGTAGAAAAAGCCCAGGAAGAGTTCGATTTAGCTGATGCTGAGAAAATGCAGGAGAAAATCCTGTCAGCGAAGTTTGACTTTACCGACTTTGTCAAGCAACTGCGGATGCTGAAAAATATGGGATCGCTGGGGGGTCTCCTCAAAATGATTCCGGGGATGGGTAAACTCTCAGATGATCAGCTAAAGCAGGGAGAAACCCAACTCAAGCGGTGTGAAGCGATGATTAATTCCATGACAATGCAGGAACGCCGCGACCCTGATTTATTGGCAAGTTCGCCCAACCGACGGCGACGGATTGCGTCTGGCTCTGGTTATAAAGAAGCAGATGTGAATAAACTAGTGGCTGATTTCCAAAAAATGCGATCGCTCATGCAGCAAATGGGTCAAGGTAATTTCCCAGGAATGCCCGGAATGTTTGGCGGTGGCGGTGGTGGAATGGGTAATATGTTCGGTGGTGGTAGTAACCGTCCCGCAGCCCCTGGCTGGCGCGGCTACAATAGCGGCGGTGCAGGCACAAAGAAGAAAAAACCCAAAGACAAAAAGAAAAAAGGTTTTGGAAATCTGTAG
- the urtD gene encoding urea ABC transporter ATP-binding protein UrtD has protein sequence MNAKILETENVTVSFDGFKALNQLNFSMDVGELRVVIGPNGAGKTTFLDVITGKVQPTIGRVLFKGKNLRSLREHQIARRGIGRKFQTPRVYLNLTPRENLEITSNRKKNVFSTLFGRSQSTEENSIKGLLETIGLTPKADIPASLLSHGEKQRLEIGMLVGQSPDLLLVDEPVAGLTDEETYNIGELLLTLAQSHSILVIEHDMEFVRQIAKKVTVLHEGSVLCEGNFEEVQNDPRVVEVYLGQQ, from the coding sequence ATGAACGCCAAAATCTTGGAAACTGAAAATGTTACTGTTAGCTTTGATGGTTTTAAAGCTCTAAACCAACTAAATTTTAGTATGGATGTGGGGGAATTGCGAGTAGTAATTGGCCCTAATGGTGCGGGTAAAACTACATTTTTGGATGTGATTACAGGTAAAGTTCAACCGACGATAGGCAGAGTTTTATTTAAAGGAAAAAACCTGCGTTCTTTACGTGAACATCAAATTGCACGGCGAGGAATTGGGCGCAAATTCCAAACACCTAGAGTTTATCTCAACCTCACGCCACGGGAAAATTTAGAAATTACCAGTAACCGAAAGAAAAACGTTTTCTCTACATTGTTTGGGCGTTCTCAATCTACGGAAGAAAATAGTATTAAAGGTTTATTAGAAACCATTGGCTTAACGCCTAAAGCAGACATACCCGCATCTTTGTTATCTCATGGAGAAAAGCAACGTTTAGAAATTGGAATGTTAGTTGGACAATCCCCAGATTTATTACTTGTGGATGAACCAGTGGCAGGTTTAACTGATGAAGAAACTTATAATATCGGCGAATTACTTTTAACATTAGCGCAGAGTCATTCAATTTTAGTAATTGAACATGATATGGAATTTGTCCGCCAAATCGCCAAGAAAGTCACAGTTTTACATGAGGGTTCGGTACTCTGTGAAGGCAATTTTGAAGAAGTCCAAAATGACCCTCGTGTCGTTGAAGTTTATTTAGGACAACAATGA
- the urtC gene encoding urea ABC transporter permease subunit UrtC, which translates to MKKGGRLILIEVGVVVAIALILILIMPLVLSEFRLNLLGRFLSLAIVALGIDLIWGYTGLLSLGHGIFFGLGGYAIAMYLKLQIPEGELPDFMELYGVTELPWFWRPFYSFPIAVAAVVIIPGLLAGLLGYLVFRNRIKGVYFSILTQAAIIVFFNFFNGQQQFFNGTNGLIDFTTLFGATVSDPKTKFIFYTLTVLFLAATYGICRWLTSGRFGRLLIAIRDDESRVRFSGYDPTDFKTLVFAVSGAIAGIAGAFYTLQSGSVSPRAMDIAFSIEMVIWVAVGGRATLIGAVLGTLLVNYARAFLSEQFAEIWLFFQGALFLIVVTVLPDGLVGWLRSQNIPFLKRPQQISTYPSLEEDPEVQHERQNLGN; encoded by the coding sequence ATGAAAAAGGGAGGACGGTTAATATTAATTGAGGTTGGGGTGGTGGTAGCGATCGCTCTCATCCTCATTTTAATTATGCCACTGGTGCTGTCAGAGTTTCGCTTGAATCTGTTGGGGCGATTTTTGTCTTTGGCAATTGTGGCTTTAGGTATTGATTTAATTTGGGGTTACACTGGTTTGCTCAGTTTGGGACATGGTATCTTTTTTGGGTTGGGTGGATATGCGATCGCAATGTACCTAAAACTGCAAATCCCAGAGGGTGAGTTACCTGATTTCATGGAATTGTATGGTGTCACGGAACTTCCTTGGTTTTGGCGACCTTTTTATTCGTTCCCCATAGCAGTGGCGGCTGTGGTGATAATTCCAGGGTTGCTGGCGGGGTTATTAGGATATTTGGTATTCCGCAATCGGATTAAGGGCGTTTATTTTTCGATTTTGACCCAAGCGGCGATTATTGTATTCTTCAACTTTTTTAACGGTCAACAGCAATTTTTTAATGGTACTAACGGGCTAATAGATTTTACAACTTTGTTTGGTGCAACTGTCAGCGATCCAAAAACAAAATTTATCTTCTACACTCTCACAGTCCTGTTTCTCGCTGCTACCTACGGGATTTGTCGCTGGTTGACTAGCGGACGCTTTGGACGACTGTTAATTGCAATTCGAGACGATGAAAGCCGGGTGAGATTTTCTGGTTATGACCCTACAGATTTTAAAACATTAGTCTTTGCAGTTTCTGGTGCGATCGCTGGTATCGCAGGAGCATTTTACACCCTGCAAAGTGGTTCTGTCTCACCTAGAGCTATGGATATTGCTTTTTCCATTGAAATGGTGATTTGGGTAGCTGTGGGGGGACGCGCTACATTAATCGGGGCAGTTTTGGGAACTTTATTAGTTAATTATGCCCGTGCTTTTTTGAGTGAACAATTTGCCGAAATCTGGCTATTTTTCCAAGGCGCATTATTTTTAATTGTCGTGACCGTCCTTCCTGATGGCTTAGTAGGATGGTTACGTAGTCAAAACATTCCTTTTCTCAAACGCCCTCAACAAATTTCTACATATCCCAGTTTGGAAGAAGACCCAGAAGTACAACATGAACGCCAAAATCTTGGAAACTGA
- a CDS encoding KH domain-containing protein — MSLNRSVQNPHHSLTANSLTASPNYVGLVKFLMQPFLEAPESLSVDCEISPTLKRAWVRIAFESVDKGKVFGRGGRNIQAIRTVISAAAELAGQSVYLDIYGSTTPGREGMFVEEDQQERTPPPISRERSGNAPPRPVVKPRTR, encoded by the coding sequence ATGTCTTTGAACAGGTCAGTGCAAAACCCGCATCATAGTCTTACAGCTAACTCACTAACAGCTAGCCCCAATTACGTCGGGCTAGTCAAGTTCTTGATGCAGCCATTTTTAGAAGCTCCAGAGTCTTTAAGCGTCGATTGTGAAATTTCTCCCACCCTGAAACGGGCTTGGGTTCGCATCGCCTTTGAAAGTGTAGATAAAGGGAAAGTGTTTGGCCGAGGAGGTCGTAATATTCAGGCGATTCGCACAGTGATTTCTGCTGCGGCAGAACTTGCTGGACAATCAGTTTACCTGGACATTTACGGCAGCACCACTCCAGGCCGAGAAGGAATGTTTGTTGAGGAAGACCAACAAGAACGCACGCCTCCGCCAATATCACGAGAAAGAAGCGGAAACGCCCCGCCGCGACCGGTTGTTAAACCACGCACCCGTTAG
- a CDS encoding YbjN domain-containing protein, which produces MTSYQETLTNNECIDELITETASINHVEVIENVIDSLEQDDSAMVSHTPEGGYLWKFKYGTVEVFVQLTGKSDEDTITVWSVVLKLPAKNEPKLLRHLLELNCSSTFEARFGIIEDQVVVISTRTLAELSPGEVSRIITIVATIADDNDEALQSEFGAA; this is translated from the coding sequence ATGACAAGCTACCAAGAAACCCTAACTAATAACGAATGTATAGATGAACTAATTACAGAGACAGCCAGCATTAATCATGTGGAAGTCATTGAAAATGTCATTGACTCCCTCGAACAAGATGATAGTGCAATGGTTAGTCACACTCCAGAAGGTGGTTATCTATGGAAGTTTAAATACGGCACAGTGGAAGTATTTGTTCAACTCACTGGCAAAAGTGATGAAGACACGATAACAGTTTGGTCAGTAGTACTCAAATTACCAGCCAAGAATGAACCAAAGTTGTTGCGTCATTTGCTGGAGTTAAACTGTTCTAGTACTTTTGAGGCACGTTTTGGGATTATAGAGGATCAAGTAGTAGTTATTTCTACACGCACTCTGGCAGAATTATCTCCAGGGGAAGTTTCGCGGATTATTACTATTGTGGCAACGATCGCCGATGACAATGACGAAGCTTTACAATCAGAATTTGGTGCAGCTTAA
- a CDS encoding DUF6816 family protein translates to MLTIRAIWSFCLIIFLLVGWNGDANAGELSERLAHFPQWKKLTSVQPAKGDLAYPKWMAGTWEVKSTLVDLAAPLAPDIVTPGFEGNRQQLNQPVSFLVRFIEVQPPTIGLKFLPQIDAKSTIVVADRVFNSLNLARSYLGDAAVLSVKVDPDSPNRQITFLRGERQLISIVTARATETTADGKFITTEVFQQLFKGGSLPYLNSVESTTAYHQLSTSSPAIEADQVTAVYLSPQDPNYFTAGDRPVALYRYRLKFFPTAK, encoded by the coding sequence ATGCTGACAATAAGAGCTATTTGGAGTTTTTGCTTAATTATTTTCTTGTTAGTGGGGTGGAATGGAGATGCAAATGCAGGTGAACTATCTGAACGCTTGGCTCATTTTCCCCAGTGGAAAAAATTAACTTCTGTGCAGCCAGCTAAGGGGGATTTGGCTTACCCTAAATGGATGGCTGGAACTTGGGAAGTTAAGAGTACCTTGGTAGATTTAGCAGCACCTTTAGCACCGGATATTGTTACACCTGGTTTTGAAGGAAATCGTCAGCAACTAAATCAGCCCGTCAGCTTTTTAGTACGATTTATAGAAGTACAACCTCCCACTATTGGCTTAAAATTCCTTCCTCAGATAGATGCTAAATCAACAATTGTGGTTGCTGATAGAGTTTTTAACAGTTTGAATTTAGCTAGGTCTTATTTAGGTGATGCAGCCGTATTATCAGTTAAAGTAGACCCAGATTCGCCTAATCGTCAGATTACATTTTTACGTGGGGAACGGCAATTAATTTCCATCGTTACAGCAAGGGCTACCGAAACTACAGCAGATGGTAAATTTATTACTACAGAAGTTTTCCAACAATTATTTAAAGGCGGTTCCCTTCCTTATTTAAATTCAGTCGAATCTACCACCGCCTACCATCAACTTTCGACATCATCCCCAGCAATTGAAGCAGATCAAGTTACTGCTGTCTACCTTTCGCCGCAAGATCCTAATTATTTTACCGCAGGCGATCGCCCAGTTGCACTTTATCGCTATCGCCTAAAATTTTTCCCTACGGCTAAATAA
- the rpsP gene encoding 30S ribosomal protein S16, translating to MIKLRLKRFGKKREASYRIVAMNNLSRRDGRPLEELGYYNPRTDEVRLDVPGIVKRLQQGAQPTDTVRRILQKQNVFEQVSAKPAS from the coding sequence ATGATCAAACTGCGCTTGAAACGATTCGGTAAAAAGCGGGAAGCGAGCTACCGTATTGTCGCTATGAATAACCTCTCTCGCCGCGACGGTCGCCCCTTGGAAGAGTTGGGATATTACAATCCTAGAACTGATGAAGTGCGATTGGATGTTCCTGGTATTGTCAAGCGACTACAGCAAGGCGCTCAACCTACTGACACGGTACGTCGCATCTTACAAAAACAAAATGTCTTTGAACAGGTCAGTGCAAAACCCGCATCATAG
- a CDS encoding toll/interleukin-1 receptor domain-containing protein encodes MNTRKSEVCLLYSESNQATANLLKDALNYYSIDIWEAQNISIGSQIISETTKALEKNKFVIVLWSNTSVKSALLTNLAAEAKKNGKVLISVLIEPVKIPGEFLDIQSANLIGWDGDRENEQIVKLWRLIQDQVLKHRRKKIAFNKFNAIVTLLLTITGLIIAVATPEVRCFLKIQCSENSFSKSSQNLPDINSSSSVLKNPESPLKSDDSLLKSSSNPISNKQPELNTASPIENFTTIERDGLEFTLQKCARKNQNIKCELQLINTLNDDQRLIMYGNFAGLRSRILDLDGITYFAESVEIDGNVEKYVKTTLIPKVKNKLIINFTKVPAQVNQIQVLEIAAAYGRPNKNIEDARFHNIVISN; translated from the coding sequence ATGAACACACGCAAGAGTGAAGTTTGTTTATTATACTCTGAATCAAATCAAGCTACAGCAAATCTTTTGAAAGATGCTTTAAATTACTACAGTATTGATATTTGGGAAGCACAAAATATATCTATAGGCAGCCAAATCATAAGTGAAACAACAAAGGCTTTAGAAAAGAATAAGTTCGTTATTGTTTTATGGTCTAATACATCTGTCAAATCAGCTTTGTTGACAAATTTAGCGGCGGAAGCCAAGAAAAATGGCAAGGTATTGATTTCTGTTTTGATAGAACCAGTAAAAATCCCTGGAGAATTTTTAGATATTCAATCTGCTAATCTTATAGGCTGGGATGGAGATAGGGAGAATGAGCAAATTGTTAAACTTTGGCGGCTCATTCAAGACCAGGTTTTAAAACATCGCCGTAAAAAGATAGCATTTAATAAATTTAATGCTATAGTTACCCTGTTATTAACTATTACTGGGCTAATAATTGCTGTTGCAACACCAGAAGTGAGATGTTTTTTAAAAATACAATGTTCCGAAAACTCATTTAGTAAAAGTAGTCAAAATTTACCTGATATAAATTCATCAAGTTCTGTATTAAAAAATCCTGAATCTCCTCTAAAATCTGATGATTCTTTATTAAAATCCTCTTCCAATCCCATATCAAATAAACAGCCTGAGTTAAACACCGCATCACCAATAGAAAATTTTACAACTATTGAAAGAGATGGGTTAGAATTTACTTTACAGAAGTGTGCAAGAAAAAATCAGAATATCAAATGCGAGTTGCAATTAATCAACACTCTTAATGATGATCAAAGACTGATTATGTATGGTAATTTTGCTGGTCTGAGAAGCAGAATACTAGACTTAGATGGTATTACCTACTTTGCTGAATCAGTTGAAATTGATGGAAATGTAGAAAAATATGTGAAGACGACTTTAATCCCAAAAGTTAAGAATAAACTCATTATTAATTTTACTAAAGTGCCTGCACAAGTAAACCAAATTCAAGTTTTGGAAATTGCAGCCGCCTATGGAAGGCCAAATAAAAACATAGAAGACGCTAGATTCCATAATATTGTTATATCCAACTAA
- a CDS encoding ChuX/HutX family heme-like substrate-binding protein produces the protein MSHSLKDFLEACETLGTLRLIVTSSAAVLEARGKIEKLFYAELAKGKYANMHTEGFEFHLNMEKITQVKFETGEAKRGNFTTYAIRFLDEKQESALSLFLQWGKPGEYEPGQVEAWHALKEKYGEVWEPLPVQL, from the coding sequence ATGAGTCATAGTCTGAAAGATTTTTTGGAAGCTTGCGAAACATTGGGAACTCTGCGGTTAATTGTTACTAGTAGCGCGGCTGTATTAGAAGCACGGGGAAAAATAGAAAAGCTATTCTATGCAGAATTAGCTAAGGGTAAATATGCCAATATGCACACTGAAGGCTTTGAATTTCACTTGAATATGGAAAAAATTACGCAAGTAAAGTTTGAAACTGGTGAAGCCAAAAGAGGCAATTTTACAACTTACGCTATCCGTTTTTTAGATGAGAAACAAGAGTCGGCTTTAAGCTTATTTTTGCAATGGGGTAAGCCTGGAGAATATGAACCAGGACAAGTAGAAGCTTGGCACGCTTTAAAAGAAAAGTACGGCGAGGTTTGGGAACCTTTGCCAGTACAACTTTAG
- the rpsU gene encoding 30S ribosomal protein S21: protein MAEVRLGENESIDSAIRRFKKKIQKAGILSEVKRRERYEKPSLRRKRKAEAARKGGRY from the coding sequence GTGGCTGAAGTCCGTTTGGGTGAGAATGAGTCTATTGACTCGGCAATTAGACGTTTTAAAAAGAAAATTCAAAAAGCCGGGATTTTATCAGAAGTTAAACGTCGGGAAAGATACGAAAAACCTAGCTTGCGCCGCAAGCGCAAAGCAGAAGCTGCGCGCAAGGGTGGCCGCTACTAA
- the urtA gene encoding urea ABC transporter substrate-binding protein yields MSRRINRRRFLIYGSATIGSSILLKACANSTPNATNSPATSGNASPVAASGGNTIKIGILHSLSGTMSISEKSVVDAEKLAIKEINAAGGVLGKQIEAIVEDGASNWDTFREKATKLIDQDKVAVVFGCWTSASRKNVKPVFESKDHMLWYPVQYEGQECSKNIFYTGAAPNQQIEPSVDWLLKNKGKEFFLVGSDYVFPRTANTIIKAQLEALGGKTVGEDYLPLGNTEVTPIISKIKQALPNGGVIYNTLNGDSNVAFFKQLKGAGLTPDKHPSMSVSIAEEEVKAIGVEYLKGHYAAWNYFQTVDTPANKKFVEAFKKEYGADRVTNDPMEAAYIAVYLWKQSVEKAGSPDLAKVRAAAYGQTIDAPEGKVTVNTNHHISKIVRIGEVRDDGLFDIIYATPAPVEPVPWNQFVKETKGFACDWSDPGKGEKYKKA; encoded by the coding sequence ATGAGTAGACGAATTAACCGACGCAGATTTTTAATTTACGGCTCTGCAACTATTGGTAGCAGCATTTTGCTGAAGGCTTGCGCTAATAGCACCCCAAACGCTACAAACAGTCCAGCCACCTCTGGGAATGCTTCTCCTGTGGCTGCTAGTGGTGGTAACACGATCAAAATAGGTATTCTGCACTCCCTTAGTGGCACAATGTCTATCAGTGAAAAAAGCGTTGTGGATGCTGAGAAATTAGCTATCAAAGAAATTAACGCGGCTGGTGGTGTTTTAGGTAAACAAATTGAAGCCATTGTTGAAGATGGTGCTTCTAACTGGGATACTTTTAGAGAAAAAGCCACCAAGTTGATTGATCAAGATAAAGTAGCTGTAGTTTTTGGTTGTTGGACTTCAGCTAGCCGCAAAAATGTTAAGCCAGTCTTTGAAAGTAAAGACCATATGCTGTGGTATCCCGTGCAGTATGAAGGTCAAGAGTGTTCTAAAAACATTTTTTACACAGGTGCAGCGCCAAATCAACAAATTGAACCTTCTGTTGATTGGTTGTTAAAAAATAAGGGCAAAGAATTCTTTTTAGTAGGCTCAGATTACGTTTTCCCTCGGACTGCTAACACTATTATCAAAGCCCAATTAGAAGCTTTAGGTGGAAAAACAGTTGGTGAAGATTATTTACCATTAGGTAACACGGAAGTTACACCAATTATCAGCAAAATTAAGCAAGCTTTACCTAACGGCGGGGTAATTTATAACACCTTGAACGGTGATAGTAATGTAGCTTTCTTCAAACAGTTAAAAGGTGCTGGATTAACACCAGATAAACATCCTTCTATGTCGGTAAGTATTGCGGAAGAAGAAGTTAAAGCAATTGGGGTTGAGTATTTAAAAGGCCACTACGCTGCTTGGAATTATTTCCAAACAGTAGATACCCCTGCTAATAAGAAATTTGTCGAAGCTTTTAAAAAAGAATATGGTGCAGACCGGGTGACAAATGACCCGATGGAAGCTGCATATATCGCTGTGTATTTGTGGAAGCAATCAGTAGAAAAAGCAGGTAGTCCTGATTTAGCAAAAGTGCGGGCGGCGGCTTATGGTCAAACCATAGATGCACCTGAAGGTAAAGTGACAGTCAATACTAATCACCACATATCTAAAATTGTGCGGATTGGTGAAGTTAGAGATGATGGTTTGTTTGATATTATCTATGCTACACCTGCACCAGTTGAACCAGTTCCTTGGAATCAATTTGTGAAAGAAACTAAGGGATTTGCTTGTGATTGGTCAGACCCAGGGAAGGGCGAAAAATATAAAAAGGCCTAA
- a CDS encoding PhoH family protein: MADAFIIQLPNIPSAIALAGDREENFKILSQQTGATLVLRGQELHIYGTETQRDLATKLVRSLESIWIQGNTISSADILTARQAVDNHREYELQELQRDVLARTRRGEEVRAKTFRQRQYIEAIRKRDLTFCIGPAGTGKTYLAVVLAVQALLANQVEKLILTRPAVEAGERLGFLPGDLQQKINPYLRPLYDAIYEFIDQEKVPNLIERGIIEVAPLAYMRGRTLNHAFVIVDEAQNTTPAQMKMVLTRLGFRSRMIITGDITQTDLPINQQSGLTVALQVLKHVEGIAVCEFTQKDVVRHPLVQRIVSAYEQYEK; the protein is encoded by the coding sequence ATGGCAGATGCTTTCATAATTCAGCTGCCTAACATTCCCAGTGCGATCGCTCTTGCAGGTGATAGAGAAGAAAATTTCAAAATTCTCTCCCAGCAAACAGGAGCCACCTTAGTACTGCGTGGGCAAGAGTTACATATCTATGGTACAGAAACGCAAAGAGATTTAGCGACAAAATTAGTGCGATCGCTAGAAAGTATCTGGATTCAGGGCAACACTATCTCCAGTGCTGATATATTAACAGCTCGTCAAGCTGTAGATAATCACCGCGAATATGAACTACAAGAACTACAGCGAGATGTCCTAGCCAGAACCCGCCGGGGTGAAGAAGTCCGAGCTAAAACCTTCAGACAACGCCAATATATCGAAGCCATCCGCAAGCGTGACCTCACCTTCTGCATCGGCCCGGCGGGGACTGGTAAAACATATCTGGCCGTTGTCCTAGCCGTCCAAGCACTCCTCGCCAATCAGGTAGAAAAGCTGATTTTGACACGTCCGGCGGTAGAAGCTGGTGAAAGACTGGGGTTTTTACCAGGGGATTTGCAGCAGAAAATTAATCCCTATCTGCGTCCGCTTTACGATGCAATTTACGAATTCATCGACCAAGAGAAAGTCCCCAATTTGATAGAACGGGGAATTATTGAAGTCGCACCCCTCGCCTATATGCGGGGACGCACCCTCAACCATGCTTTTGTGATTGTTGATGAAGCCCAAAATACCACACCCGCCCAAATGAAAATGGTTTTAACTCGTTTGGGTTTTCGTTCTCGCATGATAATTACAGGCGACATCACACAAACTGATTTGCCAATAAATCAACAATCAGGTTTGACAGTGGCTTTACAAGTTCTTAAGCACGTTGAAGGTATTGCTGTTTGTGAATTTACCCAAAAAGATGTTGTGCGTCATCCTCTAGTTCAGCGCATTGTCAGCGCCTATGAACAGTATGAAAAATAG